The stretch of DNA CTTTTTCTGAGCTGCCTATGCGGCAGTGAAGTGCTCGATAGCAAGTGGGCACAGCAAACTCCTTTTCTGAGCTGCCTATGCGGCAGTGAAGGAGATGCCCATCCGGCGAGGCCTCCACCTCCCTTTCTGAGCTGCCTATGCGGCAGTGAAGCTCCTCTTTCAATCGTGCGTGCACGCGCTTTGTTTCTGAGCTGCCTATGCGGCAGTGAAGTCCAACGCATCCGTGGTCTTTTTGATCTGATCTTTCTGAGCTGCCTATGCGGCAGTGAAGAACTGTATTGATTGACCTGGGCTTGGATACTCTTTCTGAGCTGCCTATGCGGCAGTGAAGAACAACCGCATCATTGCGAAAGTGTTTCCACATTTCTGAGCTGCCTATGCGGCAGTGAAGATGATGCGGTTGTTGAAGGTTTGTGTGCGTTGTTTCTGAGCTGCCTATGCGGCAGTGAAGTGCCAGTCTGCCAGGCATTGGCGGCGGGTCGTTTTCTGAGCTGCCTATGCGGCAGTGAAGAAGATGGAACTATCCAGCCTGGCAGCCATGCTTTTCTGAGCTGCCTATGCGGCAGTGAAGCCGTCATGGCGGCCGGGGGCAACACGCTGAGCTTTCTGAGCTGCCTATGCGGCAGTGAAGTGGAAGGTTGCGTCCCTATCTCAACAAAGTCTTTTCTGAGCTGCCTATGCGGCAGTGAAGCGTAAGACTCGATGATGCGCCAGCCGCGGCCCTTTCTGAGCTGCCTATGCGGCAGTGAAGAGCCGGCCTCCTCTGCTTCTTCCTGCGTTCTATTTCTGAGCTGCCTATGCGGCAGTGAAGTCAAATATTTGGCCGGGTTGGATCAAACAAAATTTCTGAGCTGCCTATGCGGCAGTGAAGAAGGTGTATTACTTGATATAGGCTTTTATGACTTTCTGAGCTGCCTATGCGGCAGTGAAGATCAGCGTTGAAATTAACCCCGCCCTGATTTTTTTCTGAGCTGCCTATGCGGCAGTGAAGATAACTCGGCCGCGAGTGCTCGCCGTTTGCGATTTCTGAGCTGCCTATGCGGCAGTGAAGTCGTGGTACTCAAAACGCGGCACTTTTTAGATTTTCTGAGCTGCCTATGCGGCAGTGAAGTCTTATGACTCGTGGATCTGGCCCGATGAGTATTTCTGAGCTGCCTATGCGGCAGTGAAGCAATGCTTGTCAAGCACTTTTTCGCGGTCGTATTTCTGAGCTGCCTATGCGGCAGTGAAGTCGGCCCACCGATAAGCAGCTAGACTTTTTACTTTTCTGAGCTGCCTATGCGGCAGTGAAGGCTTCAGAGGCACGTTAAGCCGCATACGCTATTTTCTGAGCTGCCTATGCGGCAGTGAAGTTGAAGCATCACGGACTTACCGGAGCCTGTTTTTTCTGAGCTGCCTATGCGGCAGTGAAGGCGTGGTATACCCGCGATCAGCTGTTCGTAGTTTTCTGAGCTGCCTATGCGGCAGTGAAGAACCAAGAAGCTAGCCATCCAGAACAAATCCATTTCTGAGCTGCCTATGCGGCAGTGAAGAGTTAGTCGTACCGTCGAAGGTGCCGCCATTATTTCTGAGCTGCCTATGCGGCAGTGAAGGTTACAAGGATGGTCAGGGGCTGGATACATTCTTTCTGAGCTGCCTATGCGGCAGTGAAGGAGCGCGATTGCCGGGATCAGCAAAGAGCAGTTTTCTGAGCTGCCTATGCGGCAGTGAAGTTTGTGTTTTTGATCGCCATGTCGCTTTTTGTTTTCTGAGCTGCCTATGCGGCAGTGAAGATGAGGACAGGCAAACGATGACCTATTTGTTGTTTCTGAGCTGCCTATGCGGCAGTGAAGGCGCCATCGTGCGGTTTGCCAATATTCCGAGTTTTCTGAGCTGCCTATGCGGCAGTGAAGGAGCGCGATTGCCGGGATCAGCCGTGAGCAGTTTTCTGAGCTGCCTATGCGGCAGTGAAGGACTCGGGCGGCCTGGACTCCTCCGCCGTGTCTTTCTGAGCTGCCTATGCGGCAGTGAAGTGATGCGGTACCTGTTGAGCCTGGACATATCATTTCTGAGCTGCCTATGCGGCAGTGAAGAGACCTCGAACAGGCACACACGCCGCCGTTGTTTTCTGAGCTGCCTATGCGGCAGTGAAGTATGGCATGCGGTCGGACATCGAGTACTTCGATTTCTGAGCTGCCTATGCGGCAGTGAAGGGCCACAGCAAGGTTGACCGCGTGCAGCGGCTTTTCTGAGCTGCCTATGCGGCAGTGAAGCTTTGCTGGCCAAGCGCGATATCCTGCGCACTTTTCTGAGCTGCCTATGCGGCAGTGAAGAAACAGGTATTCGTTGGTGAACTCCTCGACCATTTCTGAGCTGCCTATGCGGCAGTGAAGGGCAGATCGGTTTTATCTGCTGTCTGTTGTCCTTTTCTGAGCTGCCTATGCGGCAGTGAAGATTCCGGCAACAATCTGCCTTGCCTAGCATTTTTTCTGAGCTGCCTATGCGGCAGTGAAGCAATGGCGCTCAGGGCTTTGTGCGGATTTATTTTTCTGAGCTGCCTATGCGGCAGTGAAGCATGATCATCGCCGGCCTGCAATCCATATCGTTTTCTGAGCTGCCTATGCGGCAGTGAAGGTAAGGCCGGCCACGCTGGCGGTCTACATCATTTTCTGAGCTGCCTATGCGGCAGTGAAGTCATTGCATCCGGGTATGTGCTGCTTGTGATCTTTCTGAGCTGCCTATGCGGCAGTGAAGGTGCTGGGGAATCAGGGCTCGACCAGCTCTCATTTCTGAGCTGCCTATGCGGCAGTGAAGCAGCGCCAGCCCCTGTTAGACCGGTGCCCGTATTTCTGAGCTGCCTATGCGGCAGTGAAGCTGTCGTCAGCGTGGGAGATGATCGGCAAAAATTTCTGAGCTGCCTATGCGGCAGTGAAGGATATCCCTGAATCGCTCTGCCGACATGCCTTTTTCTGAGCTGCCTATGCGGCAGTGAAGGTGGACGGTCTGCGCTTCCCTTGCGGTGGCAATTTCTGAGCTGCCTATGCGGCAGTGAAGCGTACAGCGACGACTGGAATTATGCCAATAACTTTCTGAGCTGCCTATGCGGCAGTGAAGTACAGAGTAAAGCTTTTAGTCGACTGATTGTTAAAGAAAATACCGCACATTCGGGCTCGAAACCAAAACTTTGGGGATGTTGCCAAGTATTTGATTTAGGAGAGCCGTTTCGTACGGCGCGAAAAAAGGGTCAGAACCAGGGTACCGTGGCCGTGGCGCTCAGGCCGTAGGCGCTGAAGGTGCCGCTCACAGCTTGTTCCTGCACCGGGAGATGCTCGATGAACAGGCGGAACTGTTGGCCGGTGCTTCGGCTCGCCAGTACGACATAGGGCAGGTCCAGCTTTTCGGCGGCGGTGTCGGGAATGGCCTGTTCGGCTTGCTCGTTGCTGACACCCCGGCGGGCGATCAGCCGGCGCCGGAGCCGCTCGGGGTTGCTTTTGGCCTGGACCCGCCTGACGATCCGCTGTACGGCATCGGCCGGAACCGCCGCGATTTCGCCGATCGCGGTGTGATCGCGTATTCCCGTCAACCAGTCCAGGGCCATGAGCCTTTCCAATTCCACGGCGCCGCCATGAAGGCGTAGCCGCGAGCCCAGCGACCGTGGCTTGTCGGAGACGTCCGGGAAGCTGACGCCGATGCGGCCGCCGCCGCGCTCGACCAGCGCCCGATGCAGTTTGCCGAACAAGGCATTCATCAATACGGTCGCCGCGAACTCAGGGTCGGGCAGCAGCCGGATGTCAAGATAGGCGTCCATGGCTCAGTCCTTGTCGCTCTCGCCGAATACGCCGCCGCGGATCAGGTTGGCGATGACGTAATGGCGGTCGCCCTCGGTGGCGGGCGGCTTGTCCTTCAGTACCCACTGATCGAGCAAGCTATAGAAATCCACGCGATTCTTGGGCTGGCGGTACGCCTTGCCTTGCGAGGTCACCGAACCGTAGGGCTCGACGGCGATGGGGCCGAGGTTCGCGCCTTCGTCGTCCGGATACCAGGTGTCGATGGTGCGCAGGGCATTGCCGATTTTCTGGCTGTGGATCGCGGCGGTGCCGGCGACGGTATACAGCGTCTTGCTCTTGCCGCCTTTTTTCTCGCCCTTGTCGAGGATGAGTTCCTGGGAGGGGTAGACTTCCTGGCCGTCGCCGACGCGGGCATAGGCGACGACATCGAGCAGGACGTAGGTCTGGCCGGTCAAGCCGTGTTCGATCGCTTGCGCCAATTCGGCCAGCGCGCTTTCCGCTGCCGCCGGAACCTCGAAGTCGCGGAGGGAAAACGCCAGGGCGTCGAAGTTCCAGGCGGGGCCGGGCAGGCCCTGGACCAGCGGCGCGATGCGCACTTCCACCTGCTCCGCGCCGACCCGGTTGCGCCAGAGGAAGCGAGCGTTGGCCAGATTGACGGCATAGCGGCGGGCGAGTTCGGCATAGCCGGTTTGTTCGCGGTATTCGTCCACGGTGGTTTTCAGCTTGGCCTGGTAGTCGGCGTTGTTGCAGGCGGAAGGCACGCCGGCGCCGCCCAGCACGCGTAGGGTGAAGCGGACACGCAGGGTGTCGGCGTCGCTGGGCAGGGCGGCGACGTCCACGGTTTGCAGATTGGGCGCCTGGATGGAGGCATCCAGCTTGGCCGGGTCTTGGTCCTTGGTCTTTAGCCGATTGGAGATGGTGCCGCGTACCGATTTTTCCCGAACGGCGATGGCCGGCCAGTGCTTGCCGGTGTCGCGGTCGTCCCAGCGTCCGGCGGCGAACAATGCGTCGGACGGGTCCAGCTTGCGTTCGAAAGCGAGGACGGAGGCGGTTTTCAGGTTGCTTTCAGCCATGGATTACTCCTTGTGAGATGCCGTCGAAGGCAAGGTTTGGGCGTAACGGTTGACGCAGCGGTAGATGCCGTTTTCGGCATCGGTTTCGATGTGCCAGAGCAATTGTTGTAAGCTTTCCAGCCGGTGCGGGCCGATCCATTCACCGAGGGAATAGAGGCTTTCGACGAATCGGAAGGGCGTCTCTCCGTCGCGGGCGTTGGCGACTTCGCCGGGCGCATAGAGCTCGGAGATGCCGGCATAGCCGATGGGGAGGGGGACTAGCCAGCCGGGTTTTTTCCGGATGCTCCATTCGACTTTGTCCGGTGCGGATTCGGTAGTGGCCCGAGGTTCGATATTCAGCCGGCACAGGTCGAGCAGCGCATCCAGCGCAGTGGCTGGTGCCCGCGCCTGCATCTCGGCCAAGCGTTCGCGCAGCAAATCGTCCCGCTGCACCAGGGCGAAGCCCGGCAGCAGGCGGCGGCGCAACTTTTGAAAGGTTTCCGCCTGTCCGTCGAGATAGTCTGGCAGGCACTGCCATAGCGGTTCGTAGCGCTTGCCGTTGCGAGGCGGCAACAGGCTGCCGCCGGCCAAGCGCATGCCATGTGCGACTTCGAAGGCTGTCCGCGTCAGAAGGTCGCCATCGTAATCGTCCAGGGCTTGCTTCACGGCGATGACCAGGGTGATTTCCAAGTGGGCACGGCCTTCTTCCACCAGCGAGGGCGCGCCGCCGTCCCTGCCGACCGGGTGGCGGGTGAGGTGGAACACTCGGGTGCGCCGCCCGGCGGGTTGGGAGGTTTGCGCCTCGAAACCGTGGCAGACGATGCCCACGCCGTCCAGCATGACTTGCAGATGCCTGCCCAGGCGCCGTTCCAGGGCGTGAACGAAGCCGGTGAAAGCGGTGGGAGCGGGAAACCCCCAGCTCAGCGGGCCGGAAACCGCATTGGCGTTCTGTACCTTCAGGCGTGGCAAGATCAGCAGGCCGCCGGCATCGATCAGTCGTTCAGTCATGGTGCAGTTCCTCGGCCAGCAGGCTTTGCCACTCCAGCGCTTCCGCCTGCCCCATGGGGAGTTCGTCGCTGCGTAGGCTGGCGTTGAGCCACAGGCTGAAACCTATGCAGATTTCATCCTTCCATTCGCCGCGCAGGCGCCGACTGGCGAATTCCGCATCGGTCTCGGCCCGCCCGGGGTCCAGCCAGCAGCGTTCCGCCTCGTTGAGCCGGCAGCGTTCGTCCAGGCTCCAGCCGCCATCCAGTTCCTGAATTTCGGCGGCGAACTGGATCGCTTCGGAGACGATGCCGCGGATCAACTCATTCCGCTTGTCTCGGATGCGGACATTGTTTCGATCTTTGTCCGCCACGCTGATGAGGAAGCCTTTCAGCTCTTGTACCAGTCCCCTTACTGCTCGCCGACTGCCAAAACGGCGCGGGAACACACTGATCACGTTCAGCGGCGGCGTGACCGGCGGGGATTGCCACTGGGGTGGAACGGCGGGCAGCAGCCAGTTTTCGCCACGGCGTTCACTGTTGAGCTGGCTGATGTTCTGCGGCTTGGTTCCGCCGAATTTTTGTATCGCCAAGTCGGGATACTCGCAATAGCCGTGGGGATGGGAGCGCTGTTCCCTGCGTGCCTGCCGGGCGGCTTTGGCTTCGTCGGAATAGCGGTCGCGCGACAAACGCTCCCACACGGTGTGCGCCAAGGAGGTTGGGAACAAGGGCGCCAGCAGATGGTATCGCCCTTGGCCCAGCGGCCAGTAGATTTGCTTGGCCAGGCTGTGGGAGGCGGGCTTGCCCTTGGGCTGGACCACTCTGGCGAAGGCCCCGATCCAGGCTTCCGCCGCCGCTGGGTCGTCGGAGAAGGCGGCGGATACGGCCGGGTCTTCGGCGATGCAGCGCTGCAATAGGGTTGCGCCGTCGCTTTCCAGCGACAGGAATTTGTGCACATCCAGCGCGGCGGCATTGCCGACCACATCGGTCGGCAGCCTTGCGCCCAGGCTGTGGGTGCCCACCGAGAAGGCATCGGCTTGTGGATTGCCGGACGAACTGAGGCTGGAACCGCGGGCATCGGGATGGCTGTATTTCAGGGCATGCGTGACTTGCTGGATTTGCCCGACGCGCCGAGCGGCATCGGCGATCCAGTTTTCCGGACGAAAGGCTTCTTGCAGTTTACGGCGCTCCTCGTCCTGACCGTCCTTGAGCTTGTCAAGTTTGGCTTGCAGACGTTCTTGCAGAAAGGCGGCGATTGCTTCCCGGATGGGAAGCGAGGAATCAGCGGGTTGACTCACGGGCAGGGACTCCTTGCCTTGGGTATGCGGGGCCCCTGTATTGGCGCCCCATGTGTTGTCCGGATCCATCTACCGGCCGGTGCCATTCGGCTGACTGGTTTGGCAGGAGTGAATCGGCGTCAAGTTCCTTAAGTGGGCGATTTAGTTCAGGCAAATGCTTTCCAAACCCTTGCTCTGCACGAGATGGAGCAGTTTGAGCGCGGCACCGGTGGGCTTTTTTTGGCCAATCTCCCATTTCTGCACGGTGGACACGCTGGTGTTTAAGAGTGCGGCGAACACGGCTTGGCTGACGTGAGCGCCTTCCCGGATCTGCCGGATTTCTTCCGCCTGCAAGGGTTTGACCGGCGGCAGGCAAAGCCGGTCGAACTCGCGCAGAGTCATTTGATCCATCACGCCAGCGGCATGCAGGCCTTGGGCGGTATCATGGACGGCCTCAAGAATCGCCGATTTTTTGCGCATCAGAGTGTACCTCGATCAATTCATTTGCCTTTCAGGCTTGCTCTATCCTGTGCGGTGTGAGAGACAATAGGTGCGAGGAGAGCTTCTTCAAAGCTTGTTCCTCGTCTTTGTCGATATCGCTCCGCTCGCTTTTTGGAAAACCGAACACGAAAATCCAACGGTTCCCTTTGTTGGTCGCAACCAGTGTGCAAAACCGCCCGCTCTTGCCTTGTCCCGGCCGGGCGATGCGTATTTTTGAAAAGCCCGCCACCGAGGTCTGCCTCGTATAAACCCCCGGCCATTTCACGCACGGCCATGCAAAGGCTTTGCGTATCGATACCCTGCTTTTCGGCCCATCGGTCGAACCAACGCGTTTTGTAGATCGACATTCCGTTCCGGCCTCATTTATAGCACTAAGTGCTATGGGTTAAAACTATAGTCCTCATGCCATCCTCAGTCATGATACCGGCTGAACCCCAGCGCCCAATGGTAGCGCCAGCGCTGCCCGCCTTCCGGTTCAGGCAGTTCGATGACGCCGTATCGCCTCGCGCAATCCCGCAAATCCAGGTTTAGGGCTTCGGCCAGCGTTTCCAATCCATCCAGGTATTTCGGCACGGCCCAAGGCACGATGCGTGGACCGTAAGCGGGATCGTCGATTTCCCGCGCTTGGCCACTGGGCGAGAGTCCGACCGGCGTTGCTAAGCCACCTTCTCCCACGCGGTACAAATCCAGTTTGCCGTCGTCATCGGGCAGCAGGGCATAAGGAAAATGTTCGACAGGGTCAAAGCGGAAAGGCGTCACGCGCTGCAGTTCGCCGCTGAGGGTGGCGCGTGTCTCCCACCAATGGGGTGCAGGCAGGGCTTTCTGGCTGCCGCTTTCTTCGGTGCCCAACAGCAAATCCGCCAGCCGGGCATGTTCGAGGTCGGCGAGATTGTGCCGCGGTAGCAACGGTTCGCGCGGCCGAATGCGCGGCGAGGCGTCGAGGATGCGCCATTGTTCCGGTGTCAGCAGTTCGCTGAGATGGTGACTTTGCAGCGGGAAGCTGGCGTTCTCGAATCCAGGTCGGGTGTAGGCCGGTCCGGTTCCGCCGTTTTCCAGATGGCGGACGTTGGTGTCGAGCAGGTAGACGTTGGGCCATTCTTCCGGGCAGTTTCCTTCCCGATGGCGGCGGACGCGGCCGGCCAACTGGATGATGGAGCGCATGGACGAGGGCTCGACGATGGCCCAGTCGTAGTCATGATCGCGTCCCACTTCGGCGACGGCGGTGGCCAGCACGACGAAGATATGGTCGGCCTCAGGCCCGCTGTCCAGACGTTCACGGATGCTGCCCAGGCCGAAAACGGCGTCGGGTTCGGTGCGCTCGAGTGCGGCGTCCAGCTCGCGCTCGATGCTTGCCCTGACCAGCAAGGGATGGCGGGAATGATAGGCGCACAAATGAATCCGATAGCTTGCTTCCGCGCCCAGCTCGAACAGGGACAAGGCCACGTCGAACAGCGGATCGATGTTGGCCATGCGGATGAGGCCGAAGCTAACCCGCTTGCCAGTCTTGGGATCGATGCTGTGGTGGTGGCTATGCAGTGTGTGCATGTGCGCCCGCAACTGCCCGGCCAGCTCCCGGCACATGTCGGTGCGCGGTTGCTTGGGACTTATCGGCAACGGCTGGATCGCGGCGCGCCGACGAACTTGCTTGCGGGCGGCGTCGGCCAGCTTGTCGAGGCGGCGGTCCACGAATCGGCGGTGAGTGTCCAGATAGCTCTGCTTGTCGGCATGGTCTTTCGCTTCGGCACCGAACTCGTCGAACCATGCACAGCAGACATTGACGGGCAGCCCAGGCATGCCCCGATTGCGCTGAAACTCGGCCCGCCCGGCCAGATAGGCCCGGAACAGGCCCTGCACCAGGGCAGGCGGCAGGGTCGCCGACGACAGCAGCACGCGGCTGCCCAGCATACCGCTCCAATGGACCAGCCGCGCCAGCGCGGATAGATCTTCGACGGAGAAGTCATCCGGCTCATCCAGGATCAGGTCGGACGTCATCAACCTGAGCATGGGGGCGATCTGGTGTCCGCCTCGGGTGCCTTCGGTAGCCGGCATGAGGTGGTCGATGGTGCAGGCCAGCACCGGGGCGTCGAGCAGGCGCAGGGCCTTGGAATCGGCCAGCCACTCTTTCAGCGGGCCGTCTTCGAGGCTGCCTTCGTAGTGCACGTGATTGAATTCCGGCAGGAGGGATTCACTGGATTCGCAGCCGCGCTGGGCCCGTTCGTCTTCGGCCAGGCTGCGGCGGCACTCGTGCAATGCACGGGTTGCGGCGCTCCCCACCAGTACCGCCAAATCCGCTTCTCCTAAGCGCAGGCGCTCGCGGTAGGCCTCGCCGGTTTGCAGCGTCAAGGTGCGCAGGCCGAGGGCGACGGTGAAGCGCGCGCCGAGGCGCGGATCGGCCAGCGCATAGAGAATGCGGCCGTTGGCCAGGGTCTTGCCGCAACCCGTGGACGCCATGTTGATGCCAAAGAAGCCCTGAGTGGCGGCTTTGGTCTGCAGGGCGGCAGCGCAGTCGTAAGCCTGATTCTGCCAGCGGAAGCGGCCTTGGCTGCGTTCACGGAATGTCTTGTGGCGGGCGATGCGCGGCAGGGCTTCCGCCAGGCGCGGCAGGCTGCGGACGATGCGGCTCGCGTTGACTTCCACGCCGATCAGGTGCTCGTCCAGCCGCTGTTTGAGCGCGCCCGTCTTGTCGGTATTGGCATACAGCGTGGCGGACGGTTTGCCGGGTTTGTCTCCGTAGCGGCCATGGCTGGGCTGTGCGGAGTAATAGTGGTCGGCCAGCATCAAGGCCAGGCGCGAGAGGTGCAGCATGTAGGGGCTGTCCAGCAGAAGTTCTGCCGCACCTTCACCGGCCAGCACGGGCCGTTGCAGGATGGCCTGCGCCAGTTTCGCGGCATGGCCGCGCCAATGCCGGCTGTCCAGAGGCAGGCCACGCTGGAAGTTCCAGCAGTCTCGGGCGTTGTCGTTGTCGGGCCGGCTGCCGCACCAATCGTGGGTGATCGCCTGGGGTAGTTGTTCGAGACTGTCCCGGCGAGCGGCGGTTTTTTGTAGTGGCGTGGGCAGGCGGTGATGGCTCACGATCAGCCAGCCGACGATGCGCGCCAAAGGCGGCAGTTCCCGGAAAGGCGGCATAGCCGCTGTGCCTTTCGTCGCGCCGTCCCGCGTCAGCCGTGCCAGGCAGGCGGCGCCAATCGCGGCGCCCGGATCGCTCAGCCGGGACAACCAATCCCGGTCGCTGGGGCCGCTATCTCTGACCAATGACTCGAACAGCCGCAAAGACACCCACTCATGCCGGTAGGCATCGGCGATCGGCTGCTTGCTCTTGAGTTTTTTCTGGAATGCCTCGCTGGCCTTGCCGAAGTCGTGGAACAGGGCGGCCAGCCTGGCGAGCAGGCGGATGTCTTCAGCCGTATGCCAATCGTTCTCGTCGCCTGCGC from Methylococcus geothermalis encodes:
- the csy1 gene encoding type I-F CRISPR-associated protein Csy1 translates to MSQPADSSLPIREAIAAFLQERLQAKLDKLKDGQDEERRKLQEAFRPENWIADAARRVGQIQQVTHALKYSHPDARGSSLSSSGNPQADAFSVGTHSLGARLPTDVVGNAAALDVHKFLSLESDGATLLQRCIAEDPAVSAAFSDDPAAAEAWIGAFARVVQPKGKPASHSLAKQIYWPLGQGRYHLLAPLFPTSLAHTVWERLSRDRYSDEAKAARQARREQRSHPHGYCEYPDLAIQKFGGTKPQNISQLNSERRGENWLLPAVPPQWQSPPVTPPLNVISVFPRRFGSRRAVRGLVQELKGFLISVADKDRNNVRIRDKRNELIRGIVSEAIQFAAEIQELDGGWSLDERCRLNEAERCWLDPGRAETDAEFASRRLRGEWKDEICIGFSLWLNASLRSDELPMGQAEALEWQSLLAEELHHD
- a CDS encoding helix-turn-helix domain-containing protein — encoded protein: MRKKSAILEAVHDTAQGLHAAGVMDQMTLREFDRLCLPPVKPLQAEEIRQIREGAHVSQAVFAALLNTSVSTVQKWEIGQKKPTGAALKLLHLVQSKGLESICLN
- a CDS encoding type II toxin-antitoxin system RelE/ParE family toxin, giving the protein MKWPGVYTRQTSVAGFSKIRIARPGQGKSGRFCTLVATNKGNRWIFVFGFPKSERSDIDKDEEQALKKLSSHLLSLTPHRIEQA
- the cas6f gene encoding type I-F CRISPR-associated endoribonuclease Cas6/Csy4 — its product is MDAYLDIRLLPDPEFAATVLMNALFGKLHRALVERGGGRIGVSFPDVSDKPRSLGSRLRLHGGAVELERLMALDWLTGIRDHTAIGEIAAVPADAVQRIVRRVQAKSNPERLRRRLIARRGVSNEQAEQAIPDTAAEKLDLPYVVLASRSTGQQFRLFIEHLPVQEQAVSGTFSAYGLSATATVPWF
- the cas3f gene encoding type I-F CRISPR-associated helicase Cas3f; the protein is MNVLLISQCRKNALTETRRILDQFAERRGDRTWQTAITQQGLDTLHRLLRQTARRNTAVACHWIRGKDHSELIWIVGDARQFNERGATPTNLTARDVLRAGDENDWHTAEDIRLLARLAALFHDFGKASEAFQKKLKSKQPIADAYRHEWVSLRLFESLVRDSGPSDRDWLSRLSDPGAAIGAACLARLTRDGATKGTAAMPPFRELPPLARIVGWLIVSHHRLPTPLQKTAARRDSLEQLPQAITHDWCGSRPDNDNARDCWNFQRGLPLDSRHWRGHAAKLAQAILQRPVLAGEGAAELLLDSPYMLHLSRLALMLADHYYSAQPSHGRYGDKPGKPSATLYANTDKTGALKQRLDEHLIGVEVNASRIVRSLPRLAEALPRIARHKTFRERSQGRFRWQNQAYDCAAALQTKAATQGFFGINMASTGCGKTLANGRILYALADPRLGARFTVALGLRTLTLQTGEAYRERLRLGEADLAVLVGSAATRALHECRRSLAEDERAQRGCESSESLLPEFNHVHYEGSLEDGPLKEWLADSKALRLLDAPVLACTIDHLMPATEGTRGGHQIAPMLRLMTSDLILDEPDDFSVEDLSALARLVHWSGMLGSRVLLSSATLPPALVQGLFRAYLAGRAEFQRNRGMPGLPVNVCCAWFDEFGAEAKDHADKQSYLDTHRRFVDRRLDKLADAARKQVRRRAAIQPLPISPKQPRTDMCRELAGQLRAHMHTLHSHHHSIDPKTGKRVSFGLIRMANIDPLFDVALSLFELGAEASYRIHLCAYHSRHPLLVRASIERELDAALERTEPDAVFGLGSIRERLDSGPEADHIFVVLATAVAEVGRDHDYDWAIVEPSSMRSIIQLAGRVRRHREGNCPEEWPNVYLLDTNVRHLENGGTGPAYTRPGFENASFPLQSHHLSELLTPEQWRILDASPRIRPREPLLPRHNLADLEHARLADLLLGTEESGSQKALPAPHWWETRATLSGELQRVTPFRFDPVEHFPYALLPDDDGKLDLYRVGEGGLATPVGLSPSGQAREIDDPAYGPRIVPWAVPKYLDGLETLAEALNLDLRDCARRYGVIELPEPEGGQRWRYHWALGFSRYHD
- the csy2 gene encoding type I-F CRISPR-associated protein Csy2; this translates as MTERLIDAGGLLILPRLKVQNANAVSGPLSWGFPAPTAFTGFVHALERRLGRHLQVMLDGVGIVCHGFEAQTSQPAGRRTRVFHLTRHPVGRDGGAPSLVEEGRAHLEITLVIAVKQALDDYDGDLLTRTAFEVAHGMRLAGGSLLPPRNGKRYEPLWQCLPDYLDGQAETFQKLRRRLLPGFALVQRDDLLRERLAEMQARAPATALDALLDLCRLNIEPRATTESAPDKVEWSIRKKPGWLVPLPIGYAGISELYAPGEVANARDGETPFRFVESLYSLGEWIGPHRLESLQQLLWHIETDAENGIYRCVNRYAQTLPSTASHKE
- the csy3 gene encoding type I-F CRISPR-associated protein Csy3; this encodes MAESNLKTASVLAFERKLDPSDALFAAGRWDDRDTGKHWPAIAVREKSVRGTISNRLKTKDQDPAKLDASIQAPNLQTVDVAALPSDADTLRVRFTLRVLGGAGVPSACNNADYQAKLKTTVDEYREQTGYAELARRYAVNLANARFLWRNRVGAEQVEVRIAPLVQGLPGPAWNFDALAFSLRDFEVPAAAESALAELAQAIEHGLTGQTYVLLDVVAYARVGDGQEVYPSQELILDKGEKKGGKSKTLYTVAGTAAIHSQKIGNALRTIDTWYPDDEGANLGPIAVEPYGSVTSQGKAYRQPKNRVDFYSLLDQWVLKDKPPATEGDRHYVIANLIRGGVFGESDKD